The following are encoded together in the Mycolicibacterium arabiense genome:
- a CDS encoding acyl-CoA dehydrogenase family protein: MTFSLELPEDVVDVRDWVHDFAAQIVRPAAAEWDEREETPWPIIQEAAKVGLYSMDLFATQAAEPSGLGMLTVFEEMFWGDAGIGLSILGTGLAAASLAATGTAEQLGEWLPQMFGTVDEPLLGSFCASEPGAGSDVSAIITRARYDQATDEWVINGTKTWATNGGIANVHIVVASVEPDLGSRGQATFIIPPGTKGFSQGQKFKKHGIRASHTAEVVLDDVRLPGRLIIGGKDKFDERIARSREGKRSAGQAAMKTFERTRPTVGAMALGVARAAYEYALEYAQQREQFGRKIGDFQAIAFKLADMKSRIDSARLLVWRAGWMARNDLPFTNAEGSMAKLIASETAVYVTDEAIQILGGNGYTRDYPVERMHRDAKIFTIFEGTSEIQRLVMARAITGLPLK, from the coding sequence ATGACGTTCTCCCTGGAGCTTCCCGAAGACGTCGTCGACGTCCGGGACTGGGTTCACGACTTCGCTGCACAGATCGTCAGGCCTGCGGCTGCAGAGTGGGACGAGCGCGAGGAGACGCCGTGGCCGATCATTCAGGAGGCAGCGAAGGTCGGTCTCTATTCGATGGACCTCTTCGCGACCCAGGCCGCGGAGCCCAGCGGCCTCGGCATGCTGACGGTCTTCGAGGAGATGTTCTGGGGTGACGCGGGTATCGGCCTCTCGATCCTCGGGACCGGTCTGGCGGCGGCGTCGCTCGCGGCCACCGGTACCGCGGAGCAACTGGGCGAGTGGCTGCCCCAGATGTTCGGCACGGTCGACGAACCGCTGCTGGGTTCGTTCTGCGCCTCGGAGCCGGGCGCGGGATCGGACGTCTCGGCCATCATCACGCGGGCCCGCTACGACCAGGCGACCGACGAATGGGTCATCAACGGCACCAAGACGTGGGCGACCAACGGCGGTATCGCCAACGTGCACATCGTGGTCGCATCGGTCGAGCCGGACCTCGGTTCGCGCGGCCAGGCGACGTTCATCATCCCGCCCGGCACCAAGGGCTTCAGCCAGGGTCAGAAGTTCAAGAAGCACGGCATCCGCGCCTCGCACACCGCCGAGGTCGTGCTCGACGACGTGCGGCTCCCGGGCCGGCTGATCATCGGCGGCAAGGACAAGTTCGACGAGCGCATCGCCCGCTCGCGCGAGGGCAAGCGCTCCGCGGGCCAGGCGGCGATGAAGACGTTCGAGCGCACCCGGCCCACGGTCGGCGCGATGGCGCTCGGCGTTGCGCGGGCCGCCTACGAGTACGCCCTCGAATACGCCCAGCAGCGCGAGCAATTCGGTCGCAAGATCGGTGACTTCCAGGCGATCGCGTTCAAGCTCGCCGACATGAAGTCCCGCATCGACAGTGCCCGGCTCCTGGTGTGGCGTGCGGGCTGGATGGCGCGCAACGACCTGCCGTTCACCAACGCCGAGGGATCGATGGCCAAGCTGATCGCGAGCGAGACGGCCGTGTATGTCACCGACGAGGCCATCCAGATCCTCGGCGGCAACGGCTACACCCGCGACTACCCGGTCGAGCGCATGCACCGCGACGCCAAGATCTTCACGATCTTCGAAGGCACCAGCGAGATTCAGCGTCTGGTGATGGCCCGCGCGATCACCGGCCTCCCCCTGAAGTAG
- a CDS encoding NCS1 family nucleobase:cation symporter-1 produces the protein MSTESTGLIGDPSRDDATSIADVSPSLYNPELAPTKREGRRWSAYNIFTLWANDVHSLGNYSFAIGLFALGLGGWQILLALGLGGVFLFLLLNLSGFMGEKTGVPFPVMSRISFGTRGAQIPGLIRGAIAIAWFGIQTYLASVVLRIMIIALVPSAETLDSNSFLGLSTLGWISFIVLWVIQVIIVSYGMEMIRRYEAFAGPVILFTMIALAIWMLSNADWTIAWTTPDSLTGVDMWLQIIGGASLWVAIYGTFVLNFCDFTRNATSKRAIVKGNFWGIPLNMLVFGAIVIVLAGAQFRIDGRIIEAPADIVQEVPNTLLLVLAALALLILTVAVNLMANFVAPIYALNNLFPKQLNFRRAAFISAVIGLIILPWNLYNSPAVINYFLGGLGAILGPLFGIIMADYWLVRRSRINVPALFTTDANSEYHYAKGVNMRAVVALVITAVAALLMAFVPAFKIVSEFSWFIGAGLGAIVYLVVADRRGPFNDVSGEPIAVASTH, from the coding sequence ATGAGCACAGAGTCCACCGGTCTGATCGGCGACCCCAGTCGTGACGATGCCACTTCGATCGCCGACGTCAGTCCGTCCCTGTACAACCCTGAGCTCGCGCCCACGAAGCGCGAGGGTCGCCGGTGGAGCGCGTACAACATCTTCACCCTGTGGGCGAACGACGTGCACAGCCTGGGCAACTATTCGTTTGCGATCGGGCTGTTCGCGCTCGGCCTCGGCGGGTGGCAGATCCTGTTGGCGCTCGGCCTGGGCGGCGTCTTCCTCTTCCTGCTGCTCAACCTGTCCGGGTTCATGGGAGAGAAGACCGGTGTCCCGTTCCCGGTGATGAGCCGCATCTCGTTCGGCACCCGCGGCGCGCAGATTCCTGGGCTCATCCGCGGCGCGATCGCGATCGCATGGTTCGGCATTCAGACCTACCTCGCGTCCGTGGTGCTGCGCATCATGATCATCGCGCTCGTACCGTCCGCCGAGACCCTCGACTCGAACAGCTTCCTGGGGTTGTCCACGCTCGGCTGGATCTCGTTCATCGTGCTGTGGGTGATCCAGGTGATCATCGTCAGCTACGGCATGGAGATGATCCGCAGGTACGAAGCCTTCGCCGGCCCGGTCATCCTGTTCACGATGATCGCGCTCGCGATTTGGATGCTCAGCAACGCCGACTGGACCATCGCGTGGACGACACCCGACTCGCTCACCGGGGTCGACATGTGGTTGCAGATCATCGGCGGCGCCAGCCTGTGGGTCGCGATCTACGGCACGTTCGTGCTGAACTTCTGCGACTTCACCCGGAACGCGACGTCGAAGCGGGCCATCGTGAAGGGCAACTTCTGGGGCATCCCGCTCAACATGCTGGTGTTCGGCGCCATCGTCATCGTCCTTGCCGGCGCCCAATTCCGCATCGACGGACGCATCATCGAAGCGCCCGCCGACATCGTTCAGGAAGTGCCGAACACCCTGCTGCTGGTGCTCGCGGCACTGGCCCTGCTGATCCTGACAGTCGCCGTGAACCTGATGGCGAACTTCGTCGCCCCGATCTATGCGCTGAACAACCTCTTCCCGAAGCAGCTGAACTTTCGTCGGGCAGCATTCATCTCGGCCGTCATCGGCCTGATCATCCTGCCGTGGAACCTGTACAACTCGCCTGCGGTGATCAACTACTTCCTCGGCGGGCTCGGTGCGATTCTCGGGCCTCTGTTCGGCATCATCATGGCCGACTACTGGCTGGTGCGTCGTTCCCGGATCAACGTGCCAGCTCTGTTCACCACCGATGCGAACTCCGAATACCATTACGCCAAGGGCGTCAACATGCGCGCCGTGGTCGCGCTCGTCATCACGGCGGTGGCGGCATTGCTGATGGCGTTCGTTCCGGCGTTCAAGATCGTCTCCGAGTTCTCCTGGTTCATCGGCGCAGGACTCGGTGCGATCGTGTACCTGGTGGTCGCCGACCGACGGGGTCCGTTCAACGACGTCTCTGGCGAGCCCATCGCCGTGGCGAGCA
- the allB gene encoding allantoinase AllB, giving the protein MTADTPDQSGFDLVVRGERMLTTAGIVAREIGIRDGRVVAIEPLGSGLTGTEVVELTDEQVMIPGLVDTHVHVNEPGRTEWEGFDSATRAAAAGGVTTLIDMPLNSIPPTVNVDALDAKRAAASGKTHIDVGFWGGAIPGNTGDLRGLHDDGVFGFKCFLLHSGVDEFPHLDADEMEKDMAVLAGFDSMMIVHAEDSRAIDRAPSAEGDRYERFLASRPRGAENVAIAEVIERARWTGVRAHILHLSSSDALPMLATAKRDGVKITVETCPHYLTLLAEEIPNGATAFKCCPPIREASNRELLWQGLLDGTIDCIVSDHSPSTVDLKDVENGDFGVAWGGVASLQLGLSLIWTEAKRRGIKLTQVIDWMAAKPAALAGLNNKGKIALGYDADFAIFEPESAQVVDVHKLHHKNPISPYDGRALAGVVTSTWLRGKKIDFTTPQGRMLRRGGV; this is encoded by the coding sequence ATGACCGCCGACACCCCCGACCAATCCGGTTTCGACCTGGTGGTCCGCGGCGAACGCATGCTGACGACGGCGGGAATCGTCGCCCGCGAGATCGGCATCCGCGACGGTCGCGTCGTCGCGATCGAGCCGCTCGGAAGCGGTCTCACCGGCACCGAGGTCGTCGAACTCACGGACGAGCAGGTGATGATCCCCGGCCTGGTCGACACCCACGTCCACGTCAACGAGCCCGGCCGCACCGAGTGGGAGGGTTTCGACTCCGCTACCCGCGCAGCGGCGGCGGGCGGCGTGACCACGCTGATCGACATGCCGCTCAACTCGATTCCGCCGACGGTCAACGTGGACGCACTCGACGCCAAGCGCGCGGCCGCCTCGGGCAAGACGCACATCGACGTCGGTTTCTGGGGCGGTGCCATCCCCGGCAACACCGGCGACCTGCGCGGCCTGCACGACGATGGCGTCTTCGGCTTCAAGTGCTTCCTGCTGCACTCCGGCGTCGACGAGTTCCCGCATCTCGACGCCGACGAGATGGAGAAGGACATGGCCGTACTGGCCGGCTTCGACTCCATGATGATCGTGCACGCCGAGGACTCCCGCGCCATCGATCGAGCCCCCTCGGCCGAGGGCGACCGGTACGAGCGCTTCCTCGCGTCGCGGCCGCGCGGCGCCGAGAACGTGGCGATCGCGGAAGTCATCGAACGCGCTCGGTGGACCGGCGTCCGTGCGCACATCCTGCACCTGTCGTCGTCGGACGCACTGCCCATGCTCGCGACCGCCAAGCGTGACGGCGTCAAGATCACCGTCGAGACCTGCCCCCACTACCTGACGCTGCTGGCCGAGGAGATCCCCAATGGCGCAACGGCGTTCAAGTGCTGCCCGCCGATCCGCGAGGCGTCGAATCGGGAACTCCTGTGGCAGGGCCTGCTCGACGGCACGATCGACTGCATCGTCTCCGACCACTCCCCCTCGACGGTCGACCTGAAGGACGTCGAGAACGGCGACTTCGGCGTCGCATGGGGCGGCGTCGCGTCGCTGCAACTCGGCCTGTCGTTGATCTGGACCGAGGCCAAGCGTCGCGGCATCAAACTGACGCAGGTGATCGACTGGATGGCAGCCAAGCCCGCCGCGCTCGCCGGATTGAACAACAAGGGCAAGATCGCGCTGGGCTACGACGCCGACTTCGCTATCTTCGAGCCCGAGTCCGCCCAGGTGGTCGACGTACACAAGCTGCACCACAAGAACCCGATCAGCCCGTACGACGGGCGCGCGCTCGCCGGTGTCGTGACGAGTACCTGGTTGCGCGGCAAGAAGATCGACTTCACGACCCCGCAGGGCCGGATGCTGCGCCGCGGCGGCGTGTAG
- a CDS encoding adenylate/guanylate cyclase domain-containing protein, with protein sequence MPNAQRRAPRTARSIGTRYVLGLTYAQLITAVEVAAVAISLGGQSFGANTALTPPRLAVPVALIAFGVLGTALGGYWSIARSLRWFPAGVEPDAAQRKHAINLVRRQSAILLGIWVVCTLVLVAGNADAGLGPTVLLVMAMLFGATSSVSSGLLFTLRVVRPIVAAASKDFVSRATAPGVVARLVLMWLVTSALPSLAIALLVVFHSQGWFIPRSASLVIPVVVLSAVSVGLGIRSLILVSRSISDPLNDVVAAMAEVERGDIGRTVDVYEQSEIGRLQNGFNRMVAGLLERDRLRDLFGRHVGSDVARLAESDGAAPGEVRDVAVLFIDMAGSTQLPAHRSPREVADVLNDFFRIVVAAVDERGGLINKFQGDAALAVFGAPVATDGAATAGLHTARALAEQLRTLPVVDFGIGVSAGPVFAGNIGAENRYEYTVIGDPVNEAARLADAAKQIVSRTLASGAALDRADGDERSHWDSRDPVLLRGRSEPTRISVPRDHNVVHGTRH encoded by the coding sequence ATGCCGAACGCTCAGCGCAGGGCACCGCGCACCGCGCGGAGCATCGGAACGCGCTACGTCCTCGGCCTGACGTATGCCCAACTGATCACGGCCGTCGAGGTTGCGGCCGTCGCCATCTCCCTTGGCGGGCAGTCCTTCGGCGCGAACACCGCACTGACGCCACCCCGGCTCGCCGTCCCAGTCGCGCTCATCGCCTTCGGAGTCCTCGGCACCGCCCTCGGCGGTTACTGGAGCATCGCGCGGTCGCTGCGCTGGTTCCCCGCAGGTGTCGAACCCGATGCCGCGCAACGCAAGCACGCCATCAACCTGGTGCGGCGCCAGAGCGCGATCCTCCTGGGCATCTGGGTGGTCTGCACGCTCGTGCTGGTCGCGGGCAACGCCGACGCCGGCCTGGGGCCGACGGTGCTGCTGGTCATGGCGATGCTGTTCGGGGCGACCTCGAGCGTCAGCTCCGGACTGCTGTTCACGCTGCGCGTCGTACGACCGATCGTCGCGGCGGCGAGCAAGGACTTCGTCAGCCGCGCGACCGCGCCGGGCGTCGTGGCCCGGCTGGTCCTGATGTGGCTGGTGACCTCGGCGCTCCCGAGTCTCGCGATCGCGCTGCTCGTCGTGTTCCATTCCCAGGGCTGGTTCATCCCCCGCAGCGCGTCACTGGTCATTCCCGTCGTCGTGCTGTCGGCGGTGTCGGTGGGGCTCGGAATCCGGTCGCTGATCCTGGTGTCGCGCTCGATCTCCGATCCGCTCAACGACGTCGTCGCCGCGATGGCCGAGGTCGAGCGCGGCGACATCGGCCGCACCGTCGACGTCTACGAGCAGTCCGAGATCGGGAGGCTGCAGAACGGCTTCAACCGCATGGTCGCGGGTCTGCTCGAACGCGACCGACTCCGCGACCTGTTCGGCCGCCACGTCGGCTCCGACGTCGCCCGGCTCGCCGAGTCCGACGGCGCTGCACCCGGGGAAGTGCGCGACGTCGCGGTGCTGTTCATCGACATGGCCGGGTCGACCCAGTTGCCTGCGCACCGCTCCCCACGCGAAGTCGCCGACGTGCTCAACGACTTCTTCCGCATCGTCGTCGCGGCCGTCGACGAACGGGGCGGCCTCATCAACAAGTTCCAGGGCGACGCCGCCCTTGCGGTGTTCGGCGCGCCGGTGGCCACCGACGGCGCGGCCACGGCGGGGCTGCACACCGCCCGAGCCCTCGCCGAGCAGCTTCGCACCCTGCCGGTGGTCGACTTCGGCATCGGCGTGTCGGCCGGCCCGGTGTTCGCTGGCAACATCGGCGCCGAGAACCGCTACGAATACACGGTGATCGGCGATCCGGTGAACGAAGCCGCACGACTGGCCGACGCCGCCAAGCAGATCGTCAGCCGGACGTTGGCCTCGGGTGCCGCGCTGGACCGCGCCGACGGCGACGAACGATCCCACTGGGACTCCCGTGACCCCGTCCTGCTGCGCGGCCGATCGGAACCCACCCGGATCTCGGTGCCACGCGACCACAATGTGGTGCATGGCACCCGACACTGA